A window from Phalacrocorax aristotelis chromosome 5, bGulAri2.1, whole genome shotgun sequence encodes these proteins:
- the CDK5R2 gene encoding LOW QUALITY PROTEIN: cyclin-dependent kinase 5 activator 2 (The sequence of the model RefSeq protein was modified relative to this genomic sequence to represent the inferred CDS: deleted 1 base in 1 codon) → MGTVLSLSPAASSGKGGGGGGGLLADKAPGRVPGKGESRLKRPSVLISALTWKRLVAASAKKKKSTKKVTPKPGGGGVPGGTLGQPDPLVVQRNRENLRKSVVGPADGAKQGPLAVPVPTVPSAPQELHPGSGGGKPPPPPAGNRTPGSPRRVVVQASTGELLRCLGDFVCRRCYRLKELSPGELISWFRSVDRSLLLQGWQDQGFITPANLVFVYLLCREALRGEDIGSQAELQAAFLTCLYLAYSYMGNEISYPLKPFLVEGDKGRFWERCLGIIQRLSAKMLRINADPHYFTQLFQDLKSEGEGGDGSKHWTISLDR, encoded by the exons ATGGGCACggtgctctccctctcc cccgccgcctcctcgGGCAagggcggcggcggtggcggggggcTGCTGGCCGACAAGGCGCCGGGAAGGGTGCCGGGGAAGGGCGAGAGCCGGCTGAAGCGCCCTAGCGTGCTCATCTCGGCGCTCACCTGGAAGCGGCTGGTGGCCGCCTCGGCCAAGAAGAAGAAGAGCACCAAGAAGGTGACGCCGaagcccggcggcggcggggtccCGGGGGGGACCCTGGGCCAGCCCGACCCGCTGGTGGTGCAGCGCAACCGGGAGAACTTGCGCAAGTCGGTGGTGGGGCCGGCCGACGGCGCCAAGCAGGGCCCGCTGGCCGTGCCGGTGCCCACCGTGCCCTCGGCGCCGCAGGAGCTGCACCCGGGCTCCGGCGGGGGcaagccgccgccgccgccggccggtAACCGCACCCCGGGCTCCCCGCGCCGCGTGGTGGTACAGGCGTCCACCGGCGAGCTGCTGCGCTGCTTGGGGGACTTCGTTTGCCGCCGCTGCTACCGGCTGAAGGAGCTGAGCCCCGGCGAGCTCATCTCCTGGTTCCGCAGCGTGGACCgctcgctgctgctgcagggctggcaggaccAGGGCTTCATCACCCCGGCCAACCTGGTGTTCGTCTACCTGCTGTGCCGGGAAGCGCTGCGGGGCGAAGACATCGGGAGCCAGGCCGAGCTGCAGGCCGCCTTCCTTACCTGCCTCTATCTCGCCTACTCTTACATGGGCAACGAGATCTCCTACCCGCTCAAGCCCTTCCTGGTGGAGGGCGACAAGGGGCGCTTCTGGGAGCGCTGCCTGGGTATCATCCAGCGCCTCAGCGCCAAGATGCTGCGAATCAACGCAGACCCGCACTACTTCACGCAACTCTTCCAGGACCTCAAGAGCGAGGGCGAGGGCGGAGACGGGTCC